The Streptomyces sp. NBC_00483 genome contains the following window.
TTCGTGGTAGCGGCCTCGGGGCTCCGCTGCTCAGACGCCACAGGGGCATCAAGTGCCAGCTCATCGTGGTTCGGGCGCTTGAGCAGGAGCAGCATGCAGCCCAGCGTCAACGCGACCTGGAACAGGGCGTAGGCGATGACCGCGCTGATGGACCCGGTCTTGTTGAGCAGGAACTGGCCGATGATCGGGGTCGTGCCGCCGAGGAGCGTGCCGCACAGCTGGTAGCACAGGGAGATGCCGGTGTAGCGCAGGTGGGCGGGAAAGCGGCTGGCGAGCATGCCGGCGAGGGCCGCGTAGTACAGGCAGTGCGGGATGGTGGCGACGGCGACGCCGAGCATCGCGAGGCCGTAGTTGCCGGTGCTGATGAGGACGAACATCAGCGGAAGCAGGATCAGTTCGGGCACCAACATGACGACGACCGCGCGGGACCAGCTCTTCATCTTGGTGGCGAGCACGGCGCCGAAGGGCTGGACGATGACCTGCGTGATGTTGGCGACGAGGATGATCGTCAAGAAGGTGCTGCGGTCGAAGTCGAGCGAGGTGGTGGCCCAGGACAGGGCGAACGTCGACTTGAAGTACGTCGCGGACAGGCCGATGGTGCAGGCGCCGATGCCGAGGGCGATCAGGCCGGGGTGGCTGCGCAGCACCTCGGTGAGCGGAAGCTTGACTACTTCCTTCTTCTCGATGAGCTTGGCCATGGCCGGGGACTCGGCGACCTTGAGGCGGACCAGCAGGCCCACCAGGACGAGGACCGCGGAGGCGAGGAACGGCACCCGCCAGCCCCAGGACACGAAGGCGTCGTCCGGCAGTTGGCTGATGGCGAGGAAGCTCAGCGTGGCCAGCGTGTTGCCGACGGGCGAGCCCTGCTGGGCGAACGCACCGTAAAGCACCGACTTGCCCTTGGGCGCGCTCTCGGAGGCGATGAGGACGGAGCCGCCCCACTCGCCGCCGAGGCCGATGCCCTGGATCATGCGGATGCAGACCAGCAGGATCGGCGCGGCGACGCCGATGGAGGCGTAGCTCGGCAGCAGGCCGATCGCGGTGGTGGAGATGCCCATCATCAGCAGCGTGATGACGAGCGTCTTCTTGCGGCCCAGGCGGTCGCCGAAGTGACCGAAGACGATGCCGCCGATGGGGCGCGCGAGGAAGCCGACCCAGAAGGTGGCGAAGGCGACCAACGTGCCGATGGCGCCTTCCAGTTCGGGGAAGAACACCTTGTCGAAGGCGAGCGCCGCCGCCGTGCCGTAGATGTAGAAGTCGAACCACTCGATGGTGGAGCCGACGAAGGCACCGAATCCTGCTCTGTTGGCGGCTCTGGTCTCCGCACGCGAGGTGGCGGTGGACGCACTCATGGGTCGCTCCGTGAACGTCGTTGATCAAGCGGATGGGGACGGGTGGGGACTGCTCTGGTGACTGGGGAGTCGTTACGCGTGACTGGGGAGTGGTTACGCGGCGATGCGCTCGAAGACCGCGGCGAGGCCCTGGCCGCCTCCGATGCACATGGTCTCCAGGCCGTAGCGCGCCCCGCTGCGCTGCATCTCGCGGGCGAGCGTGGCGAGGATGCGGGCGCCGGTGGCACCGACGGGGTGACCGAGCGAGACACCGGAGCCGTTGACATTGATGCGCTGCTCGTGGTCCTTCTCGCCGAGGCCCAACTCGCGCGTGCATGCGAGCACTTGGGCGGCGAAGGCCTCGTTGAGCTCGATCAGGTCGAGGTCGGCGAGGGTGAGTCCGGCGCGCTCCAGGGCGGCGCGGGTGGCCGGGACGGGGCCGATGCCCATCGTCGCGGCGGGGACGCCCGCGCGGGCGAAGGAGACGAGGCGGACCAGCGGGGTGAGCCCGAGCCGTTCGGCGGTGGCGGCGCTGGTGACGAG
Protein-coding sequences here:
- a CDS encoding MFS transporter, producing MSASTATSRAETRAANRAGFGAFVGSTIEWFDFYIYGTAAALAFDKVFFPELEGAIGTLVAFATFWVGFLARPIGGIVFGHFGDRLGRKKTLVITLLMMGISTTAIGLLPSYASIGVAAPILLVCIRMIQGIGLGGEWGGSVLIASESAPKGKSVLYGAFAQQGSPVGNTLATLSFLAISQLPDDAFVSWGWRVPFLASAVLVLVGLLVRLKVAESPAMAKLIEKKEVVKLPLTEVLRSHPGLIALGIGACTIGLSATYFKSTFALSWATTSLDFDRSTFLTIILVANITQVIVQPFGAVLATKMKSWSRAVVVMLVPELILLPLMFVLISTGNYGLAMLGVAVATIPHCLYYAALAGMLASRFPAHLRYTGISLCYQLCGTLLGGTTPIIGQFLLNKTGSISAVIAYALFQVALTLGCMLLLLKRPNHDELALDAPVASEQRSPEAATTNGA